One window from the genome of Micromonospora aurantiaca ATCC 27029 encodes:
- a CDS encoding BREX system ATP-binding domain-containing protein: MRRLRVTVLGPVRAWNGEVEIDLGPARRRALFAMLAANANRPVTRAELIRALWGESAPSAAAGNIYTYVSGLRRSLGPAGGMLRSGRAGYTLRLDPGALDADRFEALCEAAVAPAAAGRPAPAVALLDEALALWQGEPYANVTGLFADLDRHRLTEMRIAAAERRARLVLTGGGDDALIADLTALVRDHPLHEPFHELLMCALHRAGRGTEALDVFHAARRVLVDELGVEPGPALRELQSRILAEPAAAPPAVPVTPVAEVPAAVAAPPVPQRGRLVGRDAELALLRDLLDAVGEGRSAIVWIEGEPGIGKSALLDAALHEARARGHRVARGSAEELSSRIPLHVMRRALRLEDAPHDDPATAVDRVLDHVRRLTAEGPLVLAVDHLQWADEVSLLAWERLAALTRWLPLLLVATARPEPGRRDLARLRRGVSTRAGHLIRLTPLPPSDIEQIFSRTVGVPPGATLRSLAPLAAGNPLYARELVTGLVAEDGVRVVDGLAEVDARADDMPRSLLDTVRASLDHLSPGAREALRYAALLGDEFAVTEVAAVTGRTPFDLMADLEEAVAADVLVDAGSELAFRQPVLRRALAGSIPAALRPTLHRHAAQALADNGGPVARVADHLLAGPPEVDEWLVGWLVAHGAELSRQAPEAARELVRRALASHRLPPAQRATLAALLDGLDR, from the coding sequence GTGAGGAGACTGCGCGTCACCGTTCTGGGGCCGGTACGCGCCTGGAACGGCGAGGTCGAGATCGACCTCGGACCGGCCCGGCGGCGGGCCCTGTTCGCGATGCTGGCCGCGAACGCCAACCGCCCGGTCACCCGCGCCGAGCTGATCCGGGCGCTGTGGGGCGAGTCGGCGCCGAGCGCCGCGGCGGGCAACATCTACACCTACGTCTCCGGCCTGCGGCGCAGCCTGGGCCCGGCCGGGGGGATGCTGCGCTCCGGCCGCGCCGGGTACACGTTGCGCCTCGACCCGGGCGCGCTGGACGCCGACCGGTTCGAGGCGCTGTGCGAGGCCGCAGTGGCACCGGCCGCGGCCGGGCGGCCCGCACCGGCCGTCGCACTGCTCGACGAGGCGCTCGCGCTGTGGCAGGGCGAGCCGTACGCGAACGTCACCGGACTCTTCGCCGACCTCGACCGGCACCGCCTGACCGAGATGCGGATCGCCGCGGCGGAGCGGCGGGCCCGGCTGGTCCTGACCGGCGGCGGCGACGACGCGCTCATCGCCGACCTGACCGCCCTGGTCCGCGACCACCCGCTGCACGAGCCGTTCCACGAGCTGCTGATGTGTGCGCTGCACCGGGCCGGCCGGGGCACCGAGGCGCTCGACGTCTTCCACGCGGCGCGCCGGGTGCTGGTGGACGAACTCGGGGTCGAGCCCGGCCCGGCGCTGCGCGAGTTGCAGAGCCGGATCCTCGCCGAGCCGGCGGCGGCCCCTCCGGCCGTACCGGTGACGCCGGTAGCGGAGGTGCCGGCAGCGGTGGCCGCGCCGCCCGTACCGCAGCGGGGCCGGCTGGTCGGACGCGACGCCGAACTGGCGCTGCTGCGCGACCTGCTGGACGCGGTGGGCGAGGGCCGCAGCGCGATCGTGTGGATCGAGGGTGAGCCGGGCATCGGCAAGTCCGCGCTGCTCGACGCGGCGCTGCACGAGGCGCGTGCGCGGGGCCACCGGGTCGCGCGCGGCAGCGCCGAGGAACTCAGCAGCCGCATCCCCCTGCACGTGATGCGCCGGGCGCTGCGCCTGGAGGACGCGCCGCACGACGACCCGGCGACGGCTGTCGACCGGGTGCTCGACCACGTCCGCCGGCTGACCGCCGAGGGCCCGCTGGTCCTGGCCGTCGACCATCTCCAGTGGGCCGACGAGGTGAGCCTGCTCGCCTGGGAGCGGCTGGCCGCGCTGACCCGGTGGCTGCCGCTGCTGCTCGTCGCGACCGCCCGGCCCGAGCCCGGCCGCCGCGACCTGGCCCGGCTGCGGCGCGGCGTGAGCACCCGCGCCGGGCACCTGATCCGGCTCACTCCCCTGCCCCCGTCGGACATCGAGCAGATCTTCAGCCGGACCGTTGGCGTGCCGCCCGGCGCCACGCTGCGGTCGCTGGCGCCGCTGGCCGCCGGCAACCCGCTGTACGCCCGGGAACTGGTCACCGGCCTCGTGGCGGAGGACGGCGTACGGGTGGTCGACGGGCTCGCCGAGGTCGACGCGCGGGCCGACGACATGCCGCGCTCGCTTCTGGACACCGTGCGGGCCAGCCTCGACCACCTCTCCCCCGGCGCCCGGGAGGCGCTGCGCTACGCCGCCCTGCTCGGCGACGAGTTCGCCGTCACGGAGGTCGCGGCGGTCACCGGGCGGACCCCGTTCGACCTGATGGCCGACCTGGAGGAGGCGGTCGCCGCCGACGTCCTCGTGGACGCGGGCAGCGAGCTGGCGTTCCGGCAACCGGTGCTGCGGCGGGCCCTCGCCGGCAGCATCCCCGCCGCGCTACGGCCGACGCTGCACCGGCACGCGGCGCAGGCGCTCGCGGACAACGGCGGCCCCGTCGCCCGGGTCGCCGACCACCTGCTCGCCGGGCCGCCCGAGGTGGACGAGTGGCTGGTGGGCTGGCTGGTCGCGCACGGCGCCGAGCTGTCCCGGCAGGCCCCGGAGGCAGCCCGCGAGCTGGTACGCCGCGCCCTGGCGAGCCACCGGCTGCCGCCTGCGCAACGGGCGACGCTCGCCGCCCTCCTCGACGGTCTCGACCGGTAG
- a CDS encoding helix-turn-helix transcriptional regulator, whose translation MEMAVEQVAVFVHAPDPLTHTGLTAHLRSRSDITLLESADRTRAQVLVVAAERLTTDVIAMLRLAATEIGAPVVLITTEVSEQELLTAVECRVVAVLPRVAVTAERLVHSVRAAASGGGVLPPNLVGELLKHIERLQRDVLNPNGLNASGLTAREIDVLRLMAEGFDTNEIADELRYSERTVKNVIYGLNHRLKLRNRSHAVAYALRSGMI comes from the coding sequence ATGGAGATGGCTGTGGAGCAAGTTGCCGTCTTTGTGCACGCGCCCGACCCGCTGACCCACACCGGCCTGACCGCCCACCTCCGGTCGCGCTCCGACATCACGCTGCTGGAGAGCGCGGACCGGACGCGGGCGCAGGTGCTCGTCGTCGCCGCGGAGCGGCTCACCACCGACGTGATCGCCATGCTGCGCCTCGCGGCGACCGAGATCGGCGCCCCGGTCGTCCTGATCACGACCGAGGTCAGCGAGCAGGAGCTGCTGACCGCTGTGGAGTGCCGGGTGGTGGCGGTCCTGCCGCGCGTGGCGGTCACCGCCGAACGCCTCGTGCACAGTGTCCGGGCGGCCGCCTCCGGCGGCGGCGTGCTGCCCCCGAACCTGGTGGGCGAGCTGCTCAAGCACATCGAACGGCTCCAGCGCGACGTGCTCAACCCCAACGGGCTCAACGCCTCCGGCCTGACCGCGCGCGAGATCGACGTGCTGCGGCTGATGGCCGAGGGCTTCGACACCAACGAGATCGCCGACGAGCTGCGCTACTCCGAACGCACTGTGAAGAACGTCATCTACGGCCTCAACCACCGGCTGAAGCTGCGCAACCGCTCGCACGCGGTGGCCTACGCCCTGCGCTCCGGCATGATCTGA
- a CDS encoding YbaB/EbfC family nucleoid-associated protein, translating to MPPSFQEFMENAQRLEDQMRNAQSELERAIVTGRSQDATVVVMASGLGKVQAVRVDPRVYEQRDAASLQTAIMEAIQAAAANAGKLATEKMGPVEINLH from the coding sequence ATCCCACCCTCGTTCCAGGAGTTCATGGAGAACGCGCAGCGCCTGGAGGACCAGATGCGCAACGCGCAGTCGGAGCTGGAGCGGGCGATCGTCACCGGCCGCTCCCAGGACGCCACTGTGGTGGTCATGGCCAGCGGCCTGGGCAAGGTCCAGGCCGTCCGGGTCGACCCACGGGTGTACGAGCAGCGTGACGCAGCGTCGTTGCAGACGGCGATCATGGAGGCGATCCAGGCCGCCGCCGCTAACGCCGGGAAGCTCGCGACGGAGAAGATGGGCCCCGTCGAAATCAATCTTCACTGA
- a CDS encoding right-handed parallel beta-helix repeat-containing protein codes for MSRQVLVVGDRKPGSYPTIGSALSRAEPGATIDVHPGRYVEKLVVGDRVTISAARPGTVEVQVEEGSVLVVRGEGAQLRGITLSSADTTLAAVDVYAGEVALDDCRVSGASWVTLLARMQGTVALRGCDVTSSAGAGVVVMSAGSSTIEDTDVHDVATSSVVVGEQSALTLRRCRLRTAGANSVCAGGDARLTIEQCEITGAGKPALVVEQRAWARIRGLAVTGSGNVDVFVRGEGDVQISDSTFTGAAVQSAHIAEGASPSFRNCTFGGAGHTAVQVLGGGRPTFTDCTVQDAPVGVAVTGGSPRFLGLTVRGTRDNVAVLTGESAVVLQRLRAEITTGSGVLVQDGASLEGTDLVMDAGEATALALTGPARGVVHEARLTGTGVACVRVGAGADLTLRASLLRGAGVLAEGTLQLGDSEIVGAARDGLRVTGSATVTQTRVRDARADGIVFEAGSRGSVSDGEVLGSGGAGIGVDTVEPVALTRCVVRDSGGEDVRRGPGATVTTEALTVGRPQATPAPAGPPAAAPVPVAGDEGTAAESGADELSEPLRELNGLIGLRGVKQEVTALINLIKMSQVRLQMGLPMPPMSRHLVFAGPPGTGKTTVARLYGSVLKELGILSKGHMVEAARADLVGQYIGSTAIKTTELVTKALGGVLFIDEAYTLSSGSGGSGPDFGQEAIDALMKMMEDHRDELVVIVAGYSELMEQFLASNPGMASRFTRTVEFPNYSVEELVTITSNLVSKHYYELTDDAVDALTAYFTRVPKNATFGNGRVARKLFEALINNQASRLATTPPTKDSELNRLTAADVEPELALLEDLPVEQGEQPDAATDPTGAINAARSWKRICGLVGGQRVKEAAGQTLLQLCEGRNRRRGPGRTGNVLLGGRAGSGRSEYARLYAACLSELGLVPVGQLVRVSTSRELAPQWPGQAGSLVDAVLDDAAGGVLQLDYVDDSSGVAPEIAEALVSRMRSRLGDPVVVLTGEEAALASLRTAVPAVNEVFGQQWSVPEFSTDELATVVLRHLVRRGHEVPDDVRAALTQMAGRLPERTVHAAHQFSLALTRRTGSRTLALADLAAPGPAAGERLGGLAAVG; via the coding sequence GTGAGTCGGCAGGTTCTTGTGGTGGGCGACCGGAAGCCGGGCTCGTACCCGACGATCGGCTCCGCGCTGTCCCGGGCCGAGCCCGGCGCCACTATCGACGTCCACCCCGGCCGGTACGTCGAGAAGCTCGTGGTCGGTGACCGGGTGACGATCAGCGCGGCCCGGCCCGGCACCGTCGAGGTGCAGGTGGAGGAGGGCAGCGTCCTCGTCGTACGCGGTGAGGGCGCCCAGCTGCGCGGCATCACGCTCAGCAGCGCCGACACGACGCTGGCGGCGGTAGACGTGTACGCGGGCGAGGTGGCGCTCGACGACTGCCGGGTCAGCGGCGCCTCCTGGGTGACGCTGCTGGCCCGGATGCAGGGCACCGTCGCGCTGCGTGGCTGCGACGTGACCAGCTCGGCGGGCGCGGGTGTGGTGGTGATGTCGGCCGGGTCGAGCACGATCGAGGACACCGACGTCCACGACGTCGCCACGAGCAGCGTCGTGGTGGGGGAGCAGAGCGCCCTGACGCTGCGCCGTTGCCGCCTGCGCACGGCCGGCGCGAACAGCGTGTGTGCCGGCGGCGACGCCCGGCTCACGATCGAGCAGTGCGAGATCACCGGGGCCGGCAAGCCCGCCCTGGTGGTCGAGCAGCGCGCCTGGGCGCGCATCCGCGGCCTGGCCGTCACCGGCAGCGGCAACGTGGACGTCTTCGTACGCGGCGAAGGCGACGTGCAGATCAGCGACTCGACGTTCACCGGCGCCGCGGTGCAGTCGGCGCACATCGCCGAGGGCGCGTCGCCGTCGTTCCGCAACTGCACGTTCGGCGGTGCCGGGCACACCGCCGTGCAGGTGCTCGGCGGCGGCCGCCCGACCTTCACCGACTGCACGGTCCAGGACGCGCCGGTCGGGGTCGCCGTCACCGGCGGCTCGCCCCGCTTCCTCGGGCTGACCGTGCGGGGCACGCGCGACAACGTCGCCGTGCTCACCGGTGAGTCGGCTGTCGTGCTCCAGCGGCTGCGCGCCGAGATCACCACGGGCAGCGGGGTGCTGGTCCAGGACGGCGCCTCACTGGAGGGCACCGACCTGGTGATGGACGCGGGCGAGGCGACAGCGCTCGCGCTGACCGGCCCCGCGCGGGGCGTCGTGCACGAGGCCCGCCTCACCGGAACCGGCGTGGCCTGCGTCCGGGTGGGCGCCGGCGCCGACCTGACGCTGCGCGCGTCCCTGCTGCGGGGTGCGGGCGTGCTGGCCGAGGGGACGCTCCAGCTCGGCGACAGCGAGATCGTCGGCGCGGCCCGCGACGGCCTGCGGGTCACCGGGTCGGCGACCGTCACGCAGACCCGGGTGCGCGACGCCCGGGCCGACGGGATCGTCTTCGAGGCGGGCTCCCGCGGGTCGGTGAGCGACGGGGAGGTGCTGGGCAGCGGCGGGGCCGGCATCGGCGTGGACACCGTGGAGCCGGTGGCGCTGACCCGGTGCGTGGTGCGCGACAGCGGCGGCGAGGACGTCCGCCGCGGGCCCGGCGCCACGGTGACGACCGAGGCGCTGACCGTGGGCCGCCCGCAGGCCACCCCGGCGCCCGCCGGCCCGCCGGCCGCCGCGCCGGTCCCGGTGGCCGGCGACGAGGGTACGGCGGCGGAGAGCGGCGCGGACGAGCTGAGCGAGCCGCTTCGCGAGTTGAACGGGCTGATCGGTCTGCGCGGGGTGAAGCAGGAGGTCACCGCGCTGATCAACCTGATCAAGATGTCGCAGGTCCGGCTCCAGATGGGCCTGCCGATGCCGCCGATGAGCCGGCACCTGGTCTTCGCCGGGCCGCCCGGCACCGGTAAGACCACAGTGGCCCGCCTGTACGGCTCGGTGCTCAAGGAGCTGGGCATCCTGTCCAAGGGCCACATGGTCGAGGCGGCGCGGGCCGACCTGGTGGGCCAGTACATCGGCTCCACGGCGATCAAGACGACCGAGCTGGTCACCAAGGCGCTCGGCGGCGTGCTCTTCATCGACGAGGCGTACACGCTGTCCAGCGGCTCGGGCGGCTCCGGGCCGGACTTCGGCCAGGAGGCCATCGACGCGCTGATGAAGATGATGGAGGACCACCGCGACGAGCTGGTGGTGATCGTCGCGGGCTACTCCGAGCTGATGGAGCAGTTCCTCGCCTCCAACCCCGGTATGGCGTCCCGCTTCACCCGCACCGTCGAGTTCCCGAACTACTCCGTCGAGGAACTGGTCACCATCACCTCGAACCTGGTCAGCAAGCACTACTACGAGCTGACCGACGACGCGGTGGACGCGCTCACCGCGTACTTCACCCGGGTGCCGAAGAACGCGACGTTCGGCAACGGCCGGGTGGCCCGCAAGCTGTTCGAGGCGCTGATCAACAACCAGGCGTCGCGCCTGGCGACCACGCCGCCCACGAAGGACAGCGAACTCAACCGGCTCACCGCCGCCGACGTCGAACCCGAGCTGGCGCTGCTGGAGGACCTGCCGGTCGAGCAGGGCGAGCAGCCCGACGCGGCGACCGACCCGACCGGCGCGATCAACGCGGCCCGCAGCTGGAAGCGTATCTGCGGCCTGGTCGGCGGGCAGCGCGTCAAGGAGGCGGCCGGGCAGACGCTGTTGCAGCTCTGCGAGGGACGCAACCGCCGGCGCGGCCCCGGCCGCACCGGCAACGTGCTGCTCGGCGGCCGGGCCGGGAGCGGCCGCAGCGAGTACGCCCGGCTGTACGCGGCATGCCTGTCGGAGCTGGGCCTGGTGCCGGTCGGCCAGCTGGTGCGGGTGAGCACGAGCCGGGAGCTGGCGCCGCAGTGGCCCGGCCAGGCCGGGAGCCTGGTGGACGCGGTCCTCGACGACGCGGCCGGGGGCGTGCTCCAGCTCGACTACGTCGACGACTCCTCGGGCGTCGCGCCGGAGATCGCCGAGGCGCTCGTGAGCCGGATGCGTTCCCGGCTCGGCGATCCGGTGGTGGTGCTGACCGGCGAGGAGGCGGCCTTGGCGAGCCTGCGGACCGCGGTGCCGGCGGTGAACGAGGTGTTCGGCCAGCAGTGGTCGGTGCCCGAGTTCAGCACCGACGAGCTGGCCACCGTCGTGCTGCGGCACCTGGTGCGGCGGGGCCATGAGGTGCCCGACGACGTCCGGGCCGCGCTGACGCAGATGGCCGGCCGGCTGCCCGAGCGCACAGTCCACGCCGCCCACCAGTTCTCGCTCGCGCTGACCCGGCGCACCGGCTCCCGTACCCTCGCGCTCGCCGACCTGGCCGCGCCCGGCCCGGCGGCCGGCGAGCGGCTCGGCGGCCTGGCCGCCGTCGGCTGA
- the eccB gene encoding type VII secretion protein EccB gives MQTQRDHVHAHQFMMGRLSSALVQGDPSTAEIPGQRAVTGLAFGVLISVLVVAGFAVYGWIVPGGSKAYTKSGVILVEKESGNRYVYLDGVLRPTPNLTSAMLIQGSGATVKLISKESIKDVPRGPSIGIDGAPQSVATGSMVAGPWLACLPGSVADEPGDRLGLNLDPRAEAVPLPADRFAVVRAADGPTYLVTAGRRHRVADPAVLAALGATTTRKVPAPQDWLDFLPDGPDLAPAEIPGEGRSGRVGDRSYPIGTLFRQRPDTGAEQLLVLRRDGLAPLSRTEFLLATVTSGEEPVELSAADLAAARMSADRSLLTRLPDLTGLTPQEPGPYALCLRQSAVDGTRFDSTAVLVPLARSGVRPDGRTTVLLAPGSGMAVLPAPVGPGAAQPLPTYIADDGKAYPIGDQDAVRALKLDRVVNVPFPRELLALVPQGPALGMRALAAAEVG, from the coding sequence GTGCAGACCCAGCGCGACCACGTCCACGCCCACCAGTTCATGATGGGCCGGTTGAGTTCCGCCCTGGTGCAGGGCGACCCGTCCACGGCGGAGATTCCCGGGCAGCGCGCCGTCACCGGCCTGGCCTTCGGCGTGCTCATCAGCGTCCTGGTCGTGGCCGGGTTCGCCGTCTACGGCTGGATCGTCCCGGGCGGCAGCAAGGCGTACACCAAGAGCGGTGTGATCCTGGTGGAGAAGGAGAGCGGCAACCGGTACGTCTACCTCGACGGCGTGCTGCGCCCGACGCCGAACCTGACCTCGGCCATGCTGATCCAGGGCAGCGGCGCAACCGTGAAGCTGATCTCCAAGGAGTCGATCAAGGACGTTCCGCGCGGACCGTCGATCGGCATCGACGGCGCCCCGCAGTCGGTCGCCACCGGGTCGATGGTCGCCGGCCCGTGGCTGGCCTGCCTGCCGGGCTCCGTCGCCGACGAACCCGGCGACCGCCTCGGCCTCAACCTCGACCCGCGCGCCGAGGCCGTCCCGCTGCCGGCCGACCGCTTCGCCGTCGTCCGCGCCGCCGACGGACCCACCTACCTGGTGACCGCCGGCCGCAGGCACCGGGTGGCCGACCCGGCGGTGCTCGCCGCGCTCGGCGCCACCACCACCCGCAAGGTGCCCGCCCCGCAGGACTGGCTCGACTTCCTGCCCGACGGACCGGACCTGGCGCCGGCCGAGATCCCCGGCGAGGGCCGCTCCGGGCGGGTCGGCGACCGCTCGTACCCGATCGGCACGTTGTTCCGGCAGCGGCCCGACACCGGCGCGGAGCAACTGCTGGTGCTGCGCCGCGACGGCCTCGCGCCGCTGAGCCGGACCGAGTTCCTGCTCGCCACCGTCACCTCCGGGGAGGAGCCGGTGGAGCTGAGCGCCGCCGACCTCGCCGCGGCCCGGATGTCGGCCGACCGGTCGCTGCTCACCCGGCTGCCCGACCTGACCGGCCTCACCCCGCAGGAACCCGGCCCGTACGCGCTGTGCCTGCGCCAGAGCGCGGTGGACGGGACGCGGTTCGACAGCACCGCGGTCCTCGTCCCGCTGGCCCGCTCCGGCGTCCGCCCCGACGGCCGCACGACGGTGCTCCTGGCGCCCGGCAGCGGCATGGCGGTGCTCCCGGCGCCGGTCGGCCCCGGTGCGGCGCAACCCCTGCCCACGTACATCGCGGACGACGGAAAGGCGTACCCGATCGGCGACCAGGACGCGGTACGGGCGCTGAAGCTCGACCGGGTCGTGAACGTTCCCTTCCCGAGGGAGCTGCTCGCGCTGGTGCCCCAGGGCCCGGCGCTGGGCATGAGGGCCCTCGCGGCCGCAGAAGTGGGGTAG